A genomic stretch from Caloenas nicobarica isolate bCalNic1 chromosome 3, bCalNic1.hap1, whole genome shotgun sequence includes:
- the ANKEF1 gene encoding ankyrin repeat and EF-hand domain-containing protein 1, which produces MLPVDYRLLNLQIYKLLQCVHQKDKKQIEKLVQNGFPNLMNFTEPEEGLSALHLACIKNDSDMCSFLLEQGAHPDVQDKMGCTPAMKAAELGHELILDLLVKAKADMTVVDKEGKGVLFYCMLPTKRHYHCTQVALDHGADVNNCTTDGKPVFLQACEQAHDIKEICLNFLERGANPHGMNPATGRTVLMESSREGVLELVRGLLERGADVNQFDFDRHSAAHFAAKGGHFEVLRIISAYNGDLGLIAMNGNTPLHYAAEGGFAMCCKFIGQRGCDPTWMNLSQKTPRAVAKEGGFKAATAELRKAENNFKKQSKPEAKEENPLWALKLYDWSLEHQAALCKAFEAVKQEDGMVTKADFISVIQKHCAFVDIEQIQMIAEKHEGSEPEAINVEEFFKGFKYLQKSCLITAFGPKGKKGKKGKKGRGKKGVAVPVPICIMPKSACLHREDGFPLYMVEVIQDTPDSARFNRDHPSAHPVHDDRVWYIDEPRKVYMNINYLVRAGDFVSLQKAFDEGVPIDIKDKYYKTPLMTACASGNIDLVQYLLEKGADINATDNFMWTPLHHACYNGHLDIAELLVEAGAAVDALSIGNATPLMRAIEICRLDIVYFLITAGADIQITNSNGKNALDIAKAFADSRIIDLLQNELENLPEVPEKKAAEKKSTLKPVDAVKKELSQVSLPVIEKTILEKKMHSSKDSVIYLNSLIASGATKKEGVTFKPRKIWSPEAATEKLVRKQELLREYLALGGRSESSTTPFNRKVVQ; this is translated from the exons ATGTTACCAGTAGATTACAGACTTCTAAACTTACAGATCTACAAACTTCTTCAGTGCGTTCACCAGAAAGATAAGAAGCAAATAGAAAAGCTGGTCCAGAACGGATTCCCAAACCTCATGAATTTCACAGAGCCTGAGGAAGGACTTAGTGCCCTTCATTTAGCCTGCATTAAAAATGACAGTGACATGTGCAGCTTCTTGCTGGAACAGGGAGCTCACCCAGATGTCCAGGACAAAATGGGATGTACTCCAGCAATGAAGGCAGCTGAGCTAGGCCATGAGTTGATTTTGGATTTATTAGTAAAAGCTAAAGCAGACATGACTGTTGTGGATAAGGAAGGGAAAG gtgttttgttttactgcatGTTACCTACAAAGCGGCACTACCACTGCACTCAAGTTGCCTTGGATCATGGTGCAGATGTTAACAACTGTACTACTGATGGGAAGCCTGTATTTCTACAAGCCTGTGAGCAAGCCCATGATATTAAAGAAATATGTCTGAATTTCTTGGAAAGAGGAGCAAATCCCCATGGAATGAACCCA GCTACGGGTCGCACAGTCTTAATGGAGTCCTCAAGAGAAGGCGTTCTCGAGCTGGTGCGTGGTCTGCTTGAGAGAGGAGCCGATGTCAACCAATTTGACTTCGACAGACACAGTGCTGCACATTTTGCAGCCAAAGGAGGCCATTTTGAG GTTTTGAGGATTATTTCAGCTTATAATGGAGACTTGGGTCTCATTGCCATGAATGGTAACACACCACTTCATTATGCTGCGGAGGGAGGATTTGCAATGTGCTGCAAGTTTATAGGACAAAGAg GCTGTGATCCTACATGGATGAACTTGTCACAAAAGACCCCAAGAGCCGTTGCCAAGGAAGGTGGTTTtaaagcagcaacagcagagtTGCGTAAAGctgaaaataacttcaaaaaacAGTCCAAGCCTGAGGCTAAGGAGGAAAACCCGCTCTGGGCACTGAAGCTGTATGACTGGTCCTTAGAGCACCAGGCTGCCCTCTGCAAGGCGTTTGAGGCTGTCAAGCAGGAAGATGGGATGGTAACTAAAGCTGATTTTATATCGGTTATTCAGAAGCACTGTGCCTTTGTGGACATTGAACAAATACAAATGATCGCTGAAAAACACGAAGGGTCTGAGCCCGAGGCAATCAACGTAGAAGAATTTTTTAAGGGCTTTAAATACTTGCAGAAAAGTTGCCTTATAACAGCCTTTGGACCCAaagggaagaaggggaagaaagggaagaaaggaagaggcaAAAAAGGTGTTGCCGTCCCCGTGCCGATTTGCATTATGCCGAAGAGCGCGTGTCTGCATAGGGAAGACGGCTTCCCTCTGTACATGGTCGAGGTTATTCAGGACACTCCTGATAGTGCCCGTTTTAACCGAGACCACCCGTCTGCCCATCCCGTGCACGACGACCGTGTCTGGTACATAGATGAGCCAAGGAAAGTGTACATGAATATTAACTACCTGGTCAGAGCTGGAGACTTTGTGTCTCTACAGAAAGCATTTGACGAGGGTGTGCCAATAGACATAAAAGATAAATATTACAAAACACCTTTGATGACGGCGTGTGCAAGTGGGAACATAGATCTGGTGCAGTATCTTCTGGAAAAGGG GGCAGATATAAACGCAACAGACAATTTCATGTGGACTCCCCTCCATCACGCGTGCTATAACGGGCACCTGGATATCGCTGAACTGCTCGtggaggctggagcagcagtgGATGCACTTTCAATAGGCAATGCCACCCCGCTAATGAGAGCCATCGAGATCTGCAGATTGGATATAGTCTATTTTTTAATCACTGCGGGTGCTGACATCCAAATAACAAACAGCAATG gaaaGAATGCTCTTGATATTGCTAAAGCATTCGCAGATTCTCGAATAATTGATCTGCTCCAAAATGAACTGGAAAATTTGCCAGaagtaccagaaaaaaaagcagcagagaaaaaatcTACACTGAAACCTGTAGATGCTGTGAAAAAAGAG CTTTCACAGGTATCTCTGCCAGTTATAGAAAAAACCATTCTcgaaaagaaaatgcattccTCTAAGGACAGTGTTATTTATCTGAACTCTTTGATAGCCAGTGGTGCTACCAAGAAAGAGGGCGTCACATTCAAACCCAGAAAA ATTTGGTCCCCCGAAGCTGCAACAGAGAAGCTAGTAAGAAAGCAGGAATTGCTCCGTGAATACCTTGCTCTTGGCGGCCGCTCAGAAAGCTCCACGACCCCCTTTAATAGAAAAGTTGTGCAATAA